In Propionispora vibrioides, the sequence ATTTTAAAATAAATATTAATAATGAATTTCCCGAATTGGATATTTCGCCGGATCAATGGGATAAGTGGCAAATTTCATTTGAATTAGCGTGTCTATTACATGATGTTGGACATTCGCCTTTTTCGCATACTTTAGAACATTTATTTCAATCTAAAAAGCATAATATTGATAATGAAAGAACTGAAACATATATAGATTTTAGGTTGAAGTCAAAAATGAGTGAATCTTTAAAAGATAAGTTCAAGGAGCAATTTGAGGATTATTGTAAGACATTTGAAACTGATTATCGTGGTTGCTCGCCTGCTCCTCATGAGAGAGTAAGTTCAATTGTAGTTTTAGAATGTTTTCAATCAATAATTTCCGAATTAGGTGCAGATATCGAATTAATTGTCCGCTCGATTATTGGATGTGTTTATAAGAATCCTCAAGATCACTATGGAATAAAAAATTGCTTAATAAGAATGTTGAATTCAAATCTTATTGATGTAGATAAACTTGATTATATTGCTCGCGATACGATGCTAACAGGATTTGAAAACATTACGATTGATACAGAACGTCTACTTCGTTCAATGACTGCTTATAAGGTTCGAACTGATTATTACCCGGCGTATAATAAAAATGCCTTGAGTGTTATTCAGAATGTTATTACAGCTAATAATGCTCAGCAAGCATGGATTGTAAATCACCACGTAGTTATTTATAATGCTCATTTGGTGAAAGTGTCCATAAACAAATTGGCTAAAATAATGCATGATAATCCCCAAAAGTGGCTTGAAGACCTATTTTCAGTGGATAGTATTATAGGAAAAGTAAAACTTGAAGGGAAAATCAATACAGAAATAAATATGTTATGTGACGATGATTTGTGGCATTTGCTAAAACGGTATATGGAGGATATTCCGGAAGTACAAGAAATGTTGGATAGAAGGAAGAGAAAGACTGCTTTATGGAAATCGTTGGCGGAGTATACTACTTTATTTGATATGGAAGAGCGTCAAGGGGAGTATAGTTTTAATATATATTCTTCTTATTTTTCAAATGCATGTTCAAGTGCAACTAATTTTAGCGGATATTTGAATGTTTCGAAAGAAGACGAGCCTAATTATGCGGCAGATACTAATTTGGATTATGATACATGCAGTAGTTTAATTGATGAATTTTGTAAAAAATATCAATATGATTCTAAGCAATTTATTTGTTTAAAGGGTGGTGAAACTTATAAAAATAATGCTGCAATTGCTCGAGATTCTATAATGATTAAATTCGGGAATAGAGAAAAGAACTATAAAGATGTAATGAAATATTACAACCAAACTTCTAATGCGAGTACAATGGGTGCAGGATCGTCTAGTTACTTTTTTCTATACTACAATGCAAGCGATAAACCAATAAATAAAGATGAATTTGTCGATTTTATAAAAATATGTCCTGAATTCAGAGCTAATAATACATAATACGTGGTAACATGGTGGTAACATACGAATTAACACTTGTTGTTAGAAAGCAGCACTTCTTAATAAGTAGGGGTATTGCAAAGATAGGTATAGTAAGGATCTAAGGAAAGAGATGGTAAGAAGGGTAAATAGATAAAAAGTTGGTTATCCAACTCGAAATCAAGTGTCCTGTCAAAGGGACCGTGGGTTCGAATCCCACCCTCTCCGCCATAAACTACTAAAATTACCGCTGGCAATATGGCCGGCGGTTTTATTTTTGCTTAGAAACGAAGCATTATGTTAATTTGTTGCAAAATTTGGTACAAAATCGTCTCAGACAGAAGCGAATAGGTTGTAGATAGAGAAATTAACAAGAGCCACTATTATACTTGACAGCATCAGGTTGGGGCGGTCATTTCTAATAATTGCGCACTTACGCTGACTTGATTGATATTTTCGAGCACAAACACGTTCAAAATTTCCTGCAGATCGGGAGGAAACCCGTAACCCCCCGGAAGCCCGTTAATCATATCGATAAGGCTGGCCCGTATGGTTGGGGTGAGGAGTACCTCGGGATGGGGCGATATGATCGTACTAAGGTTGTTATATAGGAAGACTTCAACCCGGTCACGACCGTCTTGACTGCCAATCAGTAGAGGAATTAAAGAGGCCATCAATATTCCTTCTTTCCTCGATATGATAATATTACAGGTCTTAAAAACACTAGGGCGTGTTTGCAAACTGTCCCGAACGCTCCCTGACGGCTCTTTTTGGGCCATACTTCCTTAAATTTTTTTGAAATAGGGGTCACTATTGCTGCAAAAATTCAATTTGTCTGGCGCAAAAATCACTTGTCATGGATCATTCCGTTAGTTTGCAAAGACACCCTAAGAAGAGGACGCAGCAGTGTTTTTTTATGATCTATATATATGGCGAAGTGTAGGCGCTGGTGTAACGATTATCAAAAAGCGGCAACTTTATTTAGCGATTTTTCAGAGAGTCGCTGTTTTTTTATATAGCTATCGAAAAAGTAAAAGAGACCTGAGACGATAGCAAAATGCCGTGTCGTACACAGGTCTTTTAGCGTGTTTATGGTTAGGTGGATGCTGCGGAGAAACCAAATTGGCTTTTGTACTATAAAGAGAGACGCCGGGCCACTGGACGAAAGCGCTTTGCCTTTCAGGCGGTCAAGACTTCTTATAGTTTTCGGTTTCGCTCCAGCGCCACTGCCAGTTTTGCGTATATAAGCCAGCCAGGTCTTTGTTACCGTGGATAACCAGGCAATTCTCCGCGTTGTTGTGTTCAGCCGAATGGGTGAAGTTAAAGCTGCCGGTAATCACATCTACGCCATCGATAATCATTATTTTGCTGTGGGCAATTTGAAAATCCGAATCGACCTTCAGGCCAATGCCGTTGGCAACGATGGAATTCAGCAATTCTTTTTCCTTTTTGCTGCGGGAGCTTTCTTTGTCGTCATCGGTTACATTGCTCTTATCAATGATGATTTTTACGTCTACGCCGCGCTTTTTCGCATCAATGAGCGCCTGGATAATTTCCTGCGAGGTAAAGCTGTAGGCCTGGACCTGGATGCTCTTTTTCGCTTGACCAAGCTCTTTCACAACCATCGGGGTGATGCCGCCTTCGGGTGAGAAGGCAACTTCCGTACTGCCAACCGAGGGTACGGTATGTACGCCGGCGAAGGCCGCCGGTATGACTGCTTTCGCGTGTTCGGCTGCTTTGCCGGAAACATTGGCGATTTGCTGTTTGTTGCAGCCGGCGATAAAACCAGCAGCAAAGACAAAGACAATTAAACAAGCCGATACTCCATATTTTTTTAGATTTATTTGCATGATATCACCTCGCTATTGTATTCGGCAAAAAAGGAGAAAACCCTAGTTTGAAAACATGCCTTATAACGGTATAAACTGCTCGTCTAATAGCTGGTTGAAGAGTATAATAGTAGCCAGAGTCTTGGTTTGCCGCGGAGGAAATAGGTATGACACCGAAAAACTATCTGGATTTAGGCATTGAGCTGCTCAAAAGGGGCGACCGGGAAGACGCAGTAACGGCCTTTTGTCTGGCTATAAAGTTGGATGCCAAATACGTACCGGCTTATAATAATTTAGGATTGGTTTTAAAGGATACAGACCGGCCGCAGGAGGCGGCGGCCTGCTTTTACCGCGTCCTGGAACTGGACCCGGACAATTCCTATGCCTATAACAATCTGGGCTTATTATGGATGGAAGCGGGTGACCGGGAACAGGCGGCAGCCTGTTTTCACCGGTCCATTGCGCTTGATCCTGGGCAAGCTGCTGTTTACAATAACCTGGGCACTGTATTGGAGGAACAATATTGTCTGGTTGAGGCGGAAGCCGCCTATCGGCGTGCCGTTGAGTTAAGATCTAATTATCCGGAAGCACAATATAACCTGGGGCGGTTTTTGAAAGTGCTTCAGCGGTTGGAAGAAGCAATTCCTTATCTTCAGCGGGCGGTTGCCTTGCGTCCTGGTTATCAGGAGGCCGGTTATTCACTGGCCAGCTTATATCTGCAGCAGGGTCAATTCGCTAAAGGGTGGGGTTTATATGAACAGTCGCGGCGCCGGAGATATGGCAGCCGTTATTTCTCGGCACCTCACTGGCAGGGGGAAGCCTTAGCCGGGCGGCGGATTTTATTGTATTGGGAGTATGGCTTTGGCGATACTCTTCAGTTTGTCCGGTATGTCCCCTGCATAGCGGCGCTGGCGGCTAAGGTGGATTTGTGGGTGCAGCCGCCGCTGGCCGCCTTACTGAAAAACACCTATCCGGGGTTAGCCGTTTATTCAGGTACGACGGCGCCGGTGGAAAACTATGATTATGTTTGCTCTTTGATGAGTCTGTCGGTCATTCTGGAAACCTGCCTGGAAAGTATCCCGCCGACGGTGCCGTATGTTTTGCACTCTAACGGGGCGGCAGTGTCAGCTTGGCAGGAACTGCTGGGAACAATGGCTGGCCGCGGATATAAGGTTGGGTTGGTTTGGGCCGGCAATCCCAACCATAAAAATGATGATAACCGGTCCATTCCTTTTTCGCTGTTGTCTCCCCTGCTGGCGGTACAGGGCATCAGTTGGATAAGCCTGCAGGTTGGCCCGCGAGCGGGTGATCTGGCGGAAACGCCCTCCCCTGTGCTGGATGTTTCGGATCGGCTTACCGATTTCCTGGATACGGCAAGGCTGGTGGAGCAGCTTGACTTGGTGATAACGGTTGATACCTCGGTAGCGCATTTGGCCGGGTCGCTGGGGAAAGCGACCTGGGTTCTGTTAGCTTTTGACACCGACTGGCGATGGCTGTTGACGCGGGAAGATAGCCCGTGGTACCCTGCGGTTAGACTGTTTCGCCAACGTAAACCGGGTGATTGGCAGGAGGTGGTGGCCAGAGTCAAGGCGGCCTTAGAACGCCTGCCTGTCACAGTCGGGCAGGTTGACCAATAAACGTATCTCTGGCAGGTGACGATTGTGAATACATTAAGCAAATAAGCCTTCCGACAAATCGTCAGAAGGTTTATTTATGCTGACTGCAGTTTTATTTGATTATACAGTAGGCCTGTTTGTATGCCATTGAGGCTTGTGTAATCGGTGGTGCTTCCGTTATGGGCGGGACAGGCAAAGAACTAATCCTTTTTGTTTAGGGGAAGTGACGGCGTGTACAACAAGAATAGCCCGCAGGACAAAGTGGAATACCATAATCAGGCACAGGTTATGGGCAGGAGTTTAGCTTTCGGTTGCGGAATTTAACAGAATATATTGCAGTAAGTGAGGAGGAAGCAAGACTATGCGGGAATTGTATGTGTGGTTCAGCCAGGGGCTGTATTCCTATAGAAATATCGGACTGCTGCTGTTTCGCCTGGGCATTGGCGGCATGTTCATGTGGCATGGTTTTCCGAAGATTGCCGGCGGCGTGGAAAAATGGACCGAACTGGGGCAAACGATGGCGGTCTTTGGTATTACCTTTGCGCCGGTATTTTGGGGGTTCGGTAGTGCATTTGCCGAATTTGTCGGGGGTTTTTTGATTGCTGTCGGTCTGTTTTACTGGCCGGCTTGTCTGTTGCTGATCAGCAACTTGAGTATTGCCTTTCTCAGCCAGATGCTGACAGATAAAGGCTTGTTAAAAGCCTCTCAGTCGCTGGAGGATGGATTTAG encodes:
- a CDS encoding HD domain-containing protein; this encodes MDSKYKVIKDSVHGYIEIPEVIIDHIIDTPHFQRLNRIEQTSMRVLYPSARHDRFIHSIGTYYLGCKAFRYFKININNEFPELDISPDQWDKWQISFELACLLHDVGHSPFSHTLEHLFQSKKHNIDNERTETYIDFRLKSKMSESLKDKFKEQFEDYCKTFETDYRGCSPAPHERVSSIVVLECFQSIISELGADIELIVRSIIGCVYKNPQDHYGIKNCLIRMLNSNLIDVDKLDYIARDTMLTGFENITIDTERLLRSMTAYKVRTDYYPAYNKNALSVIQNVITANNAQQAWIVNHHVVIYNAHLVKVSINKLAKIMHDNPQKWLEDLFSVDSIIGKVKLEGKINTEINMLCDDDLWHLLKRYMEDIPEVQEMLDRRKRKTALWKSLAEYTTLFDMEERQGEYSFNIYSSYFSNACSSATNFSGYLNVSKEDEPNYAADTNLDYDTCSSLIDEFCKKYQYDSKQFICLKGGETYKNNAAIARDSIMIKFGNREKNYKDVMKYYNQTSNASTMGAGSSSYFFLYYNASDKPINKDEFVDFIKICPEFRANNT
- a CDS encoding phospholipase D family protein, giving the protein MQINLKKYGVSACLIVFVFAAGFIAGCNKQQIANVSGKAAEHAKAVIPAAFAGVHTVPSVGSTEVAFSPEGGITPMVVKELGQAKKSIQVQAYSFTSQEIIQALIDAKKRGVDVKIIIDKSNVTDDDKESSRSKKEKELLNSIVANGIGLKVDSDFQIAHSKIMIIDGVDVITGSFNFTHSAEHNNAENCLVIHGNKDLAGLYTQNWQWRWSETENYKKS
- a CDS encoding tetratricopeptide repeat protein translates to MTPKNYLDLGIELLKRGDREDAVTAFCLAIKLDAKYVPAYNNLGLVLKDTDRPQEAAACFYRVLELDPDNSYAYNNLGLLWMEAGDREQAAACFHRSIALDPGQAAVYNNLGTVLEEQYCLVEAEAAYRRAVELRSNYPEAQYNLGRFLKVLQRLEEAIPYLQRAVALRPGYQEAGYSLASLYLQQGQFAKGWGLYEQSRRRRYGSRYFSAPHWQGEALAGRRILLYWEYGFGDTLQFVRYVPCIAALAAKVDLWVQPPLAALLKNTYPGLAVYSGTTAPVENYDYVCSLMSLSVILETCLESIPPTVPYVLHSNGAAVSAWQELLGTMAGRGYKVGLVWAGNPNHKNDDNRSIPFSLLSPLLAVQGISWISLQVGPRAGDLAETPSPVLDVSDRLTDFLDTARLVEQLDLVITVDTSVAHLAGSLGKATWVLLAFDTDWRWLLTREDSPWYPAVRLFRQRKPGDWQEVVARVKAALERLPVTVGQVDQ
- a CDS encoding DoxX family protein — encoded protein: MRELYVWFSQGLYSYRNIGLLLFRLGIGGMFMWHGFPKIAGGVEKWTELGQTMAVFGITFAPVFWGFGSAFAEFVGGFLIAVGLFYWPACLLLISNLSIAFLSQMLTDKGLLKASQSLEDGFSFLAALFIGPGKYSLDEYLGLSPSANWGKRIMKRHW